The genomic interval AGAAATGGTGTTCCACAGAAGTAAAATCGTcgaattatgtataatttttaggATTATATAGACAATAGAGCTGACTTTGTAACGCTTGCAATGGACGAAAAACTTTCTATTCCATATGGAACAAGAGTATGCATACCTGAATTGAACGAACATTTTGGTCACCGAATTCTTTTGGAAGTTCGCGATACCTCTTATGAGTTAACAGGTACTGGTTATAATAGGGCAGATATCTGTGTTAGAAGCGAAATAGACAGTTACGATATAAATGTGAATAGATTTGTAACATTGGTTTTG from Diorhabda sublineata isolate icDioSubl1.1 chromosome 8, icDioSubl1.1, whole genome shotgun sequence carries:
- the LOC130447465 gene encoding uncharacterized protein LOC130447465, producing MYLVWCFFIYLVCGISAIFENEITLKCKGKTFKNVTLTAYYPDYTNSDQENGYQDLKGKKLRTLQDYIDNRADFVTLAMDEKLSIPYGTRVCIPELNEHFGHRILLEVRDTSYELTGTGYNRADICVRSEIDSYDINVNRFVTLVLV